The genomic segment CGCGGTTAGGCGGGATCTCAAACTGATCGGGCGCGCGCAGGGCATTACGTTGCAGAATAAGATACAGCTTGCCGCGCAAACGCAGGTACCACGGACGCTTGCCGATAATCAGCGACTCATGGGACATAAAGAACGAGGTTTCCATCATCCGGCAGCTTAAGCCTTCCAGACCACAGCGGTGGAACACCTCTTCCACGTTAGGCGTTTCGCGCCAGCCATAGCTTGCTACCACGCGCCAGAAGGTCGGCGACAATTGCTCTATCTGCACGCGACGCACGTTATGCACATACGGCGCATCTTCAGTACGCAGGGTAAGCAGAATAACGCGCTCGTGCAGTACCTTGTTGTGCTTAAGGTTATGCATCAGCGCAAACGGGATCACCTTCAGCGCGCGTGACATATACACCGCGGTCCCTGGCACACGTACCGGCGGAGATTTCTCCAGCGAAGCAATCATCGCCTCCAGGGAGTTACCGTGCTCATGCATACGACGCAGCAGGCGGAAGCGCTCGCTTTTCCACGTTGTCATCACAATGAACATGACCAGGCCCAGCGTCAGCGGCAGCCAGCCACCGGAGACAATTTTGTCGAGGTTAGCAGAGAACAACGGAATGTCGATGCACAGGAAACCCACCAGAATCATCCCCACGAGGAACTTATTCCAGTGCCAGTTACGGTACGCCACCGTGGTGGAGAGAATTGAGGTCAACACCATCGTACCGGTCACAGCGATACCGTATGCCGCGGCCAGATTGCTGGAGTGTTCGAAGCTGACGATAACAATAACGACCGCAACATAGAGCAGCCAGTTAATGAAAGGAATGTAGATCTGTCCTGACTCCATCTCTGACGTATGGATGATGCGCATTGGCGAGAGGTAGCCAAGACGTACCGCCTGGCGCGTCAACGAGAATACCCCCGAAATCACCGCCTGGGAGGCAATTACCGTCGCCAGGGTAGCGAGGATCAGCATAGGCACCAGCGCCCAATCCGGCGCCAGCAGGAAGAACGGGTTCTTAATGGCTTCTGGATGTTTGAGAAGTAACGCGCCCTGGCCGAAGTAGTTCAGCACCAGCGACGGCAGCACGACGGTAAACCATGCCACGCGAATAGGCAGCTTCCCGAAGTGCCCCATATCCGCATACAGCGCTTCAACACCGGTAATAGAGAGCACCACCGCACCGAGCGCGACGAAAGAAACCACTTTATATTCAAGGAAGAAACGCACCGCCCAGTACGGATTCAGGGCGTGCAGCACGTCAGGGTTAGCAATGATGCTGCGTAAACCGAGAGCGGCGAGGATCAGGAACCAGGCCAGCATAATCGGCGCAAACAGTTTCCCCACCAGCCCAGTACCGTGCTTCTGGATAACAAACAGCAGCGTCAGAACAATAATGGCCAGCGGCACAACCCAGGTATCAAGATGTGGTGCGATAATCTCAAGCCCCTCTATCGCAGAGAGCACCGAGATAGCGGGCGTAATAACCACTTCCCCATAAAAGAAACTGCCACCAATCAGGCCAATGATGACCAAAAATGACGTCATTCTGGCGGACGTATTGCGCCCGGCAAGGGACATGAGGGTCAGGATCCCGCCTTCTCCCGCGTTATCTGCCCGCATGACGAAGGAGAGATATTTAACAGAAACTACCAGGATCAACAGCCAGAAGATCAGCGACAAGAAGCCAAAAACGGCTTCACGCTCTACACCAAATCCAAACTGACCGGACAAACATTCACGAAGCGTATAAAGCGGGCTGGTGCCGATATCACCGTAGACAACCCCGATAGCCGCAAGCGTTATAGCGGGTAATGATTGCTTTTTATCAGTGCTCATAGACTAGTCTTTTCGTTTATATAACAAATGTGTGCTTAGTCCCTTGGCCCACAAAAAGCGCACAGTATGCACGATTCAATGCAAAATCGTACCCCTAATTGCAACCGCTTTAATGTAGCGCAAAGAAAATAGCGCCGCACTTCAGTCTATTACCAGCCCTCACTGAAACGTCTATACTCGCTTCAATTGGCCGCTACGACGCCGAAAGGATGCAAAACTATTATGGCTCACTCACATTTATTAGCAGAAAGAATTTCCCGCCTTAGCAGCGCGCTGGAAAAAGGCCTCTACGAGCGAAGCCACGCCATTCGTCTCTGTTTACTGGCGGCGCTGAGCGGTGAAAGCGTGTTTCTGCTTGGCCCACCGGGTATTGCGAAAAGCCTGATTGCCCGCAGGCTGAAGTTTGCTTTCCAGAAGGCGCGCGCCTTCGAATATCTGATGACCCGTTTCTCCACGCCCGAAGAGGTGTTCGGCCCGCTCTCAATTCAGGCCCTAAAAGATGAAGGGCGCTATGAGCGATTAACGGCAGGATATCTTCCGGAAGCGGAGATTGTTTTTCTTGATGAGATTTGGAAAGCCGGCCCGGCCATTCTGAACACGCTGCTTACCGCAATCAACGAACGTCGGTTCCGTAACGGCGCCAGTGAAGAGAGAATCCCCATGCGCCTGCTGGTGGCCGCGTCAAACGAACTGCCTGAAGCCGACAGTAGTCTGGAAGCGTTGTACGACCGCATGTTGATTCGCCTGTGGCTGGATAAAGTGCAGGATAAATCAAACTTCCGCGCCATGCTGGTAAGCCAGCAGGATGAAAATGAAAACCCGGTCTCCGCCTCGCTGCAGGTGACGGATGAGGAGTACAACCAGTGGCAACAGGACATCAATAAAATCACATTGCCTGACGCGGTTTTCGAACTGATTTTCATGCTGCGTCAACAGCTTGATGTACTGCCTTCAGCGCCCTATGTCTCTGACCGGCGTTGGAAAAAGGCGATCCGCCTGCTGCAGGCCAGCGCCCTGTTCAGCGGCCGTGATGCCGTTGCGCCCATCGATCTTATCCTGCTGAAAGATTGCCTCTGGCATGACGCCGAAGGCATGAATATGCTGCAGCAACAGCTGGATATATTGATGACCGGGCACGCCTGGGGCCAACAGTCGATGCTTAACCAGCTTGGGGCGATTGCCCAACGGCGCATTCAACTGCAGCAGCAGCAAAGTGATAAAACGGCGCTGAAGGTTAACCGTCTGGGCGGTATGTTTGCCCGCAAGCCGCACTATGAGTTGCCGTCCGGGCTGAACAGCCCAACCCTTACGCTTCTGCTTCAGCAGCCGCTCAAACTGCACGATATGCAGGTGGTCCACATTACGATTGAGCATGAGGCGCTGGCCCAGTGGCTTGATAAGAGCGGTGAGATCCGCGGCAAGTTCAACGGCATCGGTTTTGCTCAGCCGCTAAATATGGAAGTCGATAGCAGTCTGCATCTGGTGATCCGCGATGTCAGCCTGCAGGGATCCCGTCTTGCTCTGCCGGGAGCGGCTACTGACAGCGTGCCGGAAGAGATTAAGCAGCAGCTTGAAGCGCTGGATACCGAATGGCATCAGCAACACACGCGCTTCAGCGACCAGCAAAAATGTCTCTTTATTCACAGCGACTGGTTAGGCCGCATCGAAGCCAGCCTGCAGGATGTGAGCGCGCAGATTAAACAGGCTCGTCAATGCTAACGCTGGACACGCTCAACGTGATGCTGGCGGTTAGCGAAGAGGGATTGATTGAAGAGGTGGTTATTACTCTTCTCGCCTCACCACAGCTGGCGGCTTTCTTTGAAAAATTCCCGAAGCTCAAAAAAGCGATGACGGACGATCTGCCGCGCTGGCGGGAAAACTTGCGGCAACGGTTTAAAGAGACCGGGGTGCCGCCTGAATTGACCGAGGAAGTTGCCGGTTATCAGCAGTGCCAGCGGCTCTCCACACCACAGTTTATCGTTCAGCTTCCACGAACGCTGGCGCTACTCGATAAGGTGCACTCGCCGTTTGCCAGCCAGGCGCGAGCGTTGGTCACGGAGCACGCCCCCTTTACCCCGGCCCTGCACACCCTCTTTTTGCAGCGCTGGCGGCTAAGTCTTGTGGTTCAGGCCACGTCACTCAACCAGCAGTTGCTGGAGGAAGAACGTGAACAACTGCTCAGTGAAGTTCAGAAGCGTATGACCTTAAGCGGCCAACTGGAGCAGGTGCTGGTTGAAAATGAAAATGCAGCCGGGCGGCTCTGGGATATGAGCGCCGGGCAGTTACGGCGCGGCGACTACCAGCTTATCGTCAGGTATGGCGACTTTCTGGCGCAGCAGCCGGAACTCATGAAGCTTGCGGAACAACTTGGCCGCTCCCGGGAGGCGAAATCGGTGCCAAAGAAAGATGCGCCAATGGAAACCTTCCGCACCCTGGTCCGTGAACCGGCAACCGTGCCGGAGCAGGTCGATGGGCTGCAGCAAAGTGATGACATTTTGCGCCTGTTACCTACCGAACTCAGCACGCTGGGGATGACCGAACTGGAGTATGAATTTTACCGTCGGCTGGTGGAGAAGCAGCTCCTTACCTACCGGCTTCAGGGCGAATCCTGGCGCGAAAAGCTAAGCCAGCGCCCGGTTATCCATCAGGATTTTGATGAACAACCGCGTGGGCCTTTTATTGTGTGCGTCGATACCTCTGGTTCGATGGGCAGTTTTAACGAGCAGTGTGCGAAAGCGTTCTGCCTGGCCCTGATGCGCGTGGCGCTCGCCGACCGACGCCGCTGCTTTGTTATGCTCTTTTCCAGCGAAGTGGTGAGTTATGAGCTAACGAACCAGAAGGGTCTGGAGCAGGCAATTCGCTTTTTGAGCCAGCGTTTTCGCGGCGGTACCGATCTGGCCAGTTGTTTTCGCAGCATCATAGAACGCATGCAGGGCGGTGAATGGTACGATGCTGACACGGTGGTCATTTCCGATTTCATTGCCCAGCGGCTACCGGATGATGTGGTCAACAAAGTGAAGGAACTACAGAGGGTGCACCAGCATCGTTTTCACGCCGTGGCAATGTCAGCCCATGGAAAACCCGGCATCATGCGCATTTTCGATCATATCTGGCGCTTTGATACCGGGTTACGTAGCCGCCTGCTCAGGCGCTGGCAGCGTTAATTACAGAAGAGAATCCACGCTTTCACGGACCTGCTGCGGCCAGACGCCACACTGCACCTGACCAATATGAGAGAACTGCAGCAGCAGCATGGTCAGACGGGACTGGCCAATTCCGCCGCCAATAGTTTGTGGCATTTCTCCGCGCAGCAGCGCCTGATGCCATTCAAGCTGAAGACGATCTTCATCACCGGTTATCGCCAACTGGCGTTTTAGCGCATCGGCATCCACGCGGATCCCCATGGAAGAAAGCTCGAACGCATCTTCCAGCACCGGGTTCCAGACGAGGATATCACCGTTCAGACCGGCAAACTCTTCTTCACCCGTGGTGCTCCAGTCATCATAATCCGGCGCACGCACATCATGGCGTTTTCCGTCCGATAGTTTGCCGCCGATCCCTATCAGGAACACGGCGCCCAGCTCTTTGGCTATCGCACGTTCACGGCCTTTAGCATCCAGATCCGGGAAGCGGCTGAGTAGCGTCTGGCTGTGGACAAAGTGGATCGATTCCGGCAGGAATGGCGTCAGACCAAACGCTTTACTCACTGCCGCTTCGGTCGCTTTGATCCCGGCGTAGATGGCCTCAACGGTCGATTTCAGCGTGCCTGTGTGGCGTTCTCCATCACCCATTACCCGTTCCCAGTCCCACTGGTCAACATAGACAGAGTGAATAGCGCTAAGGCGATCTTCATCGGGGCGAAGGGCTTTCATGTGCGTGTAAAGCCCTTCGCCCGCGCTGAAGTCGTGCAGTCCCAGAGTTTGACGCTTCCACTTTGCCAGGGAGTGAACCACTTCGAACCGGGCGTCTGGCAGTGTTTTCACCTTAACCTGTACCGCTTTTTCGCACCCGGACAAGTTATCCTGCGTCCCATCGCCCACGCGGCTGAGAATTGGCGCCTGAACTTCAATCAGACCAAGCTTTTCTTCCAGCTGGCGGGAAAAATGGGATTTAACGAAACTGATCTGGCGTTGTTTTGCGATATAAGCGGTTTTCATTTTTTATACTCCTGCGTTCTGTTGGTATTGATTAAGCAACAAAAAGGGCACTCATTTCAATAATCAAACAACAAAAAGCCGCCTTCGATTTTAATTCATTAAAATAAGCCGCTAAAATAGAGATATTGAATAATCAAGATAAGAAAAACCTATGGAAAATTATCAGATCGACAATCTCGACCGCAGCATCCTGGAGGCGCTAATGGCCAATGCACGTACCGCCTACGCCGAACTGGCGAAACAATTTGCCGTCAGCCCGGGGACTATTCACGTCCGCGTAGAGAAAATGAAACAGGCGGGGATCATTACTGGTGCGCGTATAGACGTTAGCCCTAAACATCTGGGTTATGACGTATGCTGCTTTATTGGCATTATTCTCAAAAGTGCAAAAGATTATCCCTCTGCCCTCGCCAGGCTGAACGCCCTCGAAGAAGTGACCGAGGCGTATTACACCACCGGGCACTACAGCATCTTTATTAAAGTGATGTGTCGTTCCATTGATGCCCTTCAGCAGGTACTTATCAACAAGATCCAAACAATCGATGAAATTCAGTCCACCGAGACCCTGATCTCCCTGCAAAACCCGATCATGCGCACCATCCGCCCATGATCGGGCAATTTCATTCCCACATTTTCCACAGGTAGATCCCAGCTCGTTCACAGCGTACAATGTCCGCCTCTTTATCTGAGCGAGCGATCAATGGCGGACATTACTCTTATCAGTGGCAGCACCCTGGGCGGCGCAGAATATGTTGCGGAACATCTGGCTGAAAAGCTGGAAGATGCGGGCTTTTCCACCGAAACCCTGCATGGACCGTTGCTTGAAGACCTCCCGACTGCAGGGATCTGGCTACTGATCTCCTCCACGCACGGCGCGGGCGATGTTCCGGACAACCTGCAACCCTTATATGAAGATCTGCTGGAACAACAGCCTGACCTGACAAACGTCCGTTTCGGCGCGGTGGGTATCGGTAGCCGTGAATATGACACTTTCTGTGGTGCAATAGAGAAAATCGAAGCTGCTGTCACCTCATGTGGAGCAAAACAGGTGGGTGAGACGCTGAAGATCAACATCCTCGATCACGATATTCCGGAAGATCCAGCCGAGATCTGGCTGGGTGAATGGAAAAAATTACTCTAATTAGGTTAAAGATTACGCAAACAGATGTGGATAACTCTGGTTAAAAGCTCGTATTAACCCGTAGTTATCCCATTAATAACCCTGAATCTGTTTTTGGCCTGTGTATAAAGTACCTCTTTGATCCCAGCTTATACTGTCCAGGATCACCGATCACTAACAGCAAACGATCCTTTCTAAAGGCATGATCTTCTTTATAAGATCGGGCTTATCCACAGAAGTCTGCGATCCTAATAAGAGATCACAATAGAACAGATCTCTAAATAAAAAGATCTTCTTTTAATAACCCAGGATCCCGGTGCTTTCTCGAAAGACGAAAGTTGAGTAGAATCCACGGCCCGGGCATCAAACCATTTTTCATACCGCTTTACGCGAGGCAGACCACCATGTTTTATCAGGATCCTTTTGACGTCATCATCATTGGCGGGGGTCATGCAGGCACTGAGGCCGCAATGGCCGCGGCGCGGATGGGTCAGCAGACCCTGCTTTTGACACACAATATCGACACGCTGGGACAAATGTCCTGTAATCCGGCGATTGGCGGCATTGGGAAAGGACACCTGGTAAAAGAAGTGGATGCACTTGGCGGCCTGATGGCGAAAGCGATCGATCGGGCAGGGATCCAGTTTAGGATACTAAACGCCAGTAAAGGCCCTGCCGTCCGTGCAACCCGGGCACAGGCTGACCGTGTGCTTTACCGTCAGGCCGTGCGCACCGCGCTGGAGAACCAGCCAAACCTGATGATCTTCCAGCAGGCCGTTGACGATCTTATCGTTGAGAACGATCGCGTTGTCGGTGCAGTAACCCAGATGGGGCTGAAATTCCGGGCAAAAGCGGTTGTGCTGACCGTGGGGACATTCCTGGACGGTAAGATCCATATCGGTCTCGATAACTACAGCGGCGGCCGTGCTGGCGATCCGCCATCAATTTCACTCTCTCGCCGTCTGCGTGAACTGCCGCTGCGCGTTAACCGCCTGAAAACCGGAACCCCGCCGCGTATTGACGCGCGAACCATTGATTTCAGCGTACTGGCGCCGCAGCACGGTGATAACCCGCTGCCGGTGTTCTCGTTCATGGGCAATGCGGCACAGCATCCTCAGCAGGTACCGTGTTACATCACGTACACCAACGAAAAAACGCACGACGTAATCCGTAATAATCTCGATCGCAGCCCAATGTACGCTGGCGTGATCGAAGGGATCGGCCCACGTTACTGTCCGTCGATCGAAGACAAGGTGATGCGTTTTGCCGATCGAAACCAACACCAAATCTTCCTGGAGCCGGAAGGACTGACCTCTAACGAAATTTACCCGAACGGCATCTCCACCAGCCTGCCGTTCGATGTGCAGATGCAAATTGTGCGCTCAATGCAGGGCATGGAGAACGCGAAAATTGTGCGTCCGGGCTACGCTATTGAGTATGATTTCTTCGACCCACGTGACCTGAAGCCTACCCTTGAGAGTAAATTCATCCAGGGGCTGTTCTTCGCGGGCCAGATTAACGGCACCACCGGTTACGAAGAAGCTGCCGCTCAGGGCTTGCTTGCGGGTCTGAACGCCGCACGTTTCTCTGCCGAGAAAGAGGGCTGGGCGCCGGGTCGTTCTCAGGCCTATCTGGGCGTGCTGGTTGACGATCTCTGTACGCTGGGTACCAAAGAACCGTACCGTATGTTTACCTCTCGCGCGGAATATCGCCTGATGCTGCGCGAGGATAATGCCGACCTGCGTCTGACCGAAATGGGCCGTGAGCTGGGCCTGGTGGATGACGAACGCTGGGCGCGCTTCAACGAGAAGCTGGAATGCATCGAGCAGGAACGTCAGCGTCTGAAAACAACCTGGGTAAATCCGCAGGCAGAAACCGCAGCTGAAGTGAACGCTTACTTAACTGCGCCGCTCTCACGCGAAGCCAGTGGAGAAGATTTGCTGCGACGTCCTGAAGTCACCTATGCCAACCTGGTGACGCTAAGCCCATTCTCACCGGGCCTTGAAGACGCTGAAGCGGCTGAGCAGGTTGAAATTCAGGTGAAATACGAAGGGTATATCGCGCGTCAACAGGATGAAATCGACAAACAGCAGCGTAACGAAAACACGTTGTTGCCAGAAATGCTCGACTATCGCCAGGTGACGGGGCTCTCAAACGAAGTCATCGCCAAACTCAACGATCACAAACCTGTGTCGATCGGCCAGGCGTCGCGTATTTCCGGCGTCACGCCTGCCGCAATTTCGATTCTGCTGGTGTGGTTGAAAAAACAGGGCATGCTGCGCCGCAGCGCATAGCCCCTTGAAAATTGCCCGGTGGCGCTGCGCTTACCGGGCCTACAGCAATCCGCCAATAAGTATTTAAACAGGTACCCACCGTGCTCAATAAACTCTCTCGTCTGCTGGATCAGGCAGGTATTTCGCTCACCGATCACCAGAAAAGCCAGCTGGTGGCCTATGTCGATATGTTGAACAAATGGAATAAAGCGTACAACCTGACGTCGGTGCGCGACCCCAACGAGATGCTAATCCGTCATATTCTCGATAGCATCGTGGTTGCGCCCTATTTGCGTGGCGATCGCTTTATCGACGTCGGTACAGGCCCCGGTCTGCCGGGTATCCCGCTATCTATCGTGCGTCCTGAGTGTCATTTCACGCTGCTGGACAGCCTTGGCAAGCGCGTGCGCTTTTTACGCCAGGTGCAGCATGAACTAAAGCTTGAAAACATTACGCCTGTACAGAGCAGGGTAGAAGCGTTTCCATCTGAGCCGCCCTTCGACGGGGTTATCAGCCGTGCATTTGCTTCACTTAATGACATGGTCAGATGGTGTCAGCATTTGCCTGCAGAAAATGGCCGGTTTTTTGCCCTTAAAGGCCAAATTCCGGCGGATGAAATTGGCCAGCTTCCGGAGGGATTTGCAGTGGAGTCAATTGAGAAATTACAGATCCCTCAACTGGATGGGGAACGCCATCTGGTGATAATTAAGCCAAACAATTTTTAAAAATATAATAAAATTTGTGGAATTTGTGCTGTTCTTTATGTGTTAAAAGACAGCACAACGAAAAGGATTTGGCGGAGGTTAGTTTAACCTTGTCGTTACCAGGGTGTTTCTGTTGGTTAACTTTATCGGGATTGTTCACCGTGAGGATAATCAACAATGAAAATATCAGGCTGCTAAAAGTGGGCTGAGGCAACCAGAATGCAATGTTAAATATTTATTAAAAATGTCAATAAAAGGTTTTTATTGTATACAGGGCTGTTTTGAAAAAAGTTGCGATATTTTTTCTTTAATTTCAGAAAGATGAAATAGTACGATTTACGTCTTTGATAAATACAACCTTATCGTAAATGTGCATTTTGTGATCTCGTGCACGCTTTATCGTCAACGTTTTCGCGCTGTTTGCAGTTTTGACCGAAGGGTGGCGCTTTCAACAAAAGTTAAAAAATAGCGCTGGGGAAAAATATTTAAACATTTATTCACCTTTTCGCTACTTAATGTTTGAAATCACGGGGGCGCACCGTATAATTTGACCGCTTTTTGATGCTTGACTCAGAGCCTCAAAGGACGTTTTATACGACACGCGGCATACCTCGAAGGGAGCAGGAGTAAAAACGTGATGTCTGTGTCGCTCTTGAGTCGAAACGTTGCTCGTAAGCTTCTGTTCATTCAGTTTCTGGCTGTGATAGCAAGTGGACTGCTGTTTAGCCTCAAAGACCCCTTCTGGGGCATCTCCGCCGTATGCGGGGGTTTGGCGGTTGTTCTGCCAAACGTGTTGTTCATGATTTTTGCCTGGCGTCATCAGGTGCATACACCCGCCAAAGGCCGCGTGGCCTGGTCCTTCGCCCTCGGCGAAGTGTGTAAGGTGTTGCTGACCTTTGCTCTACTGGTGATGGCGCTGGCGGTATTGAAAGTGGTATTTATGCCGCTGATAGCGACGTGGGTTTTGGTGCTGGTGGTACAAGTTCTGGCTCCAGCTGTAATCAATAACAAAGGGTAAAAGGCATCATGGCTTCAGAAAATATGACGCCGCAGGATTACATAGGTCACCATCTGAATAACCTTCAGTTGGACCTGCGTACATTCTCGCTGGTGGATCCGCATAACCCCCCGGCCACCTTCTGGACGCTCAACATCGACTCCATGTTCTTCTCGGTGGTTTTGGGTCTTCTGTTCCTGGCCATGTTCCGCGGTGTTGCTAAACGAGCGACCAGCGGTGTTCCAGGGAAGTTCCAGACGTTCGTTGAGATGATCATCGGCTTCGTCCATGGCAGCGTGAAAGACATGTACCATGGTAAGAGCAAGTTGATTGCTCCATTGGCCCTGACCGTGTTCGTTTGGGTCTTCCTGATGAACATGATGGACCTGCTGCCTATCGACCTGCTGCCGTTTATCGGCGAGCACATCTTCGGTCTGCCTGCACTGCGTGTTGTACCGTCTGCGGACGTAAACATCACCCTGTCGATGGCGCTGGGCGTGTTTATCCTGATTCTTTTCTACAGCATCAAAATGAAAGGCGTAAGCGGCTTTGTGAAAGAGCTTACCTTGCAGCCGTTCAACCACTGGGCGTTTATTCCGATCAACCTGATCCTGGAAGGCGTTAGCCTGCTGTCCAAACCTGTTTCACTGGGTCTGCGACTGTTCGGCAACATGTATGCGGGTGAGCTGATTTTCATTCTGATCGCGGGTCTTCTGCCGTGGTGGTCACAGTGGATTCTTAATGTGCCATGGGCCATTTTCCACATCCTGATCATTACGCTGCAAGCCTTTATCTTCATGGTTCTGACGATCGTCTATCTGTCGATGGCGTCTGAAGAGCACTGATTTTTTATCAACACTACTACGTTTTAATTGAAACAAACTGGAGACTGTCATGGAAAACCTGAATATGGATCTGCTGTACATGGCTGCCGCTGTGATGATGGGTCTGGCGGCTATCGGTGCTGCGATCGGTATCGGCATCCTCGGAGGTAAATTCCTGGAAGGCGCAGCGCGTCAACCGGATCTGATTCCTCTGCTGCGTACTCAGTTCTTTATCGTTATGGGTCTGGTGGATGCAATCCCAATGATCGCTGTTGGTCTGGGTCTGTACGTGATGTTTGCTGTCGCGTAGTAGTTGTTTTAAAACCCTAAGCCACAGAAATTAAAGAGGTATTGTGCTGTGAACATGAACGCAACAATCCTCGGCCAGGCCATCGCGTTTATTATCTTTGTCTGGTTCTGCATGAAGTATGTATGGCCGCCTTTAATGGCTGCCATCGAAAAACGTCAGAAAGAAATTACTGACGGTCTGGCTTCCGCAGAACGCGCTAAGAAAGATTTGGACCTTGCACAGGCCAACGCGACAGACCAGCTGAAAAAAGCGAAAGCTGAAGCTCAGGTAATCATTGAACAGGCTAACAAACGCCGTTCTCAGATCCTGGATGAAGCCAAAGCTGAAGCAGAACAGGAACGTACTAAGATCGTGACACAAGCTCAGGCTGAAATTGATGCCGAGCGTAAACGTGCCCGTGAAGAACTGCGTAAGCAGGTTGCGATTCTGGCTGTTGCTGGCGCCGAGAAGATCATCGAACGTTCCGTGGATGTCGCTGCTAACAGCGACATCGTGGACAAACTTGTCGCTGAACTGTAAGGAGGGAGGGGCTGATGTCTGAATTTGTTACGGTAGCTCGCCCCTACGCCAAAGCAGCTTTTGACTTTGCTGTCGAACACCAAAATGTCGATCGCTGGCAGAACATGCTGGCGTTTGCCGCTGAGGTGACGAAAAACGAACAAATGGCCGAGTTGCTGTCTGGTGCATTAGCACCTGATACCCTCGCCGCGTCGTTTATCGCCGTGTGCGGAGAGCAACTGGATGCCAACGGTCAGAACCTGATTAAGGTTATGGCTGAAAATGGTCGTCTCCGTGTGCTCCCGGATGTTCTCGAGCAGTTTGAGCACTTACGTGCCCTCAGTGAAGCCACTGCAGAAGTCGATGTAACTTCTGCAACTGAACTGAGTGAAGAGCAGCTTGTGAAAATCACCGCCGCGATGGAAAAACGTCTGTCACGCAAAGTTAAGCTGAATTGCAAAATCGA from the unidentified bacterial endosymbiont genome contains:
- the atpH gene encoding F0F1 ATP synthase subunit delta, with the translated sequence MSEFVTVARPYAKAAFDFAVEHQNVDRWQNMLAFAAEVTKNEQMAELLSGALAPDTLAASFIAVCGEQLDANGQNLIKVMAENGRLRVLPDVLEQFEHLRALSEATAEVDVTSATELSEEQLVKITAAMEKRLSRKVKLNCKIDKSVMAGVIIRSGDMVIDGSVRGRLERLADVLQS
- the rsmG gene encoding 16S rRNA (guanine(527)-N(7))-methyltransferase RsmG produces the protein MLNKLSRLLDQAGISLTDHQKSQLVAYVDMLNKWNKAYNLTSVRDPNEMLIRHILDSIVVAPYLRGDRFIDVGTGPGLPGIPLSIVRPECHFTLLDSLGKRVRFLRQVQHELKLENITPVQSRVEAFPSEPPFDGVISRAFASLNDMVRWCQHLPAENGRFFALKGQIPADEIGQLPEGFAVESIEKLQIPQLDGERHLVIIKPNNF
- the atpF gene encoding F0F1 ATP synthase subunit B: MNMNATILGQAIAFIIFVWFCMKYVWPPLMAAIEKRQKEITDGLASAERAKKDLDLAQANATDQLKKAKAEAQVIIEQANKRRSQILDEAKAEAEQERTKIVTQAQAEIDAERKRAREELRKQVAILAVAGAEKIIERSVDVAANSDIVDKLVAEL
- the atpB gene encoding F0F1 ATP synthase subunit A encodes the protein MASENMTPQDYIGHHLNNLQLDLRTFSLVDPHNPPATFWTLNIDSMFFSVVLGLLFLAMFRGVAKRATSGVPGKFQTFVEMIIGFVHGSVKDMYHGKSKLIAPLALTVFVWVFLMNMMDLLPIDLLPFIGEHIFGLPALRVVPSADVNITLSMALGVFILILFYSIKMKGVSGFVKELTLQPFNHWAFIPINLILEGVSLLSKPVSLGLRLFGNMYAGELIFILIAGLLPWWSQWILNVPWAIFHILIITLQAFIFMVLTIVYLSMASEEH
- the atpE gene encoding F0F1 ATP synthase subunit C, giving the protein MENLNMDLLYMAAAVMMGLAAIGAAIGIGILGGKFLEGAARQPDLIPLLRTQFFIVMGLVDAIPMIAVGLGLYVMFAVA
- the mnmG gene encoding tRNA uridine-5-carboxymethylaminomethyl(34) synthesis enzyme MnmG translates to MFYQDPFDVIIIGGGHAGTEAAMAAARMGQQTLLLTHNIDTLGQMSCNPAIGGIGKGHLVKEVDALGGLMAKAIDRAGIQFRILNASKGPAVRATRAQADRVLYRQAVRTALENQPNLMIFQQAVDDLIVENDRVVGAVTQMGLKFRAKAVVLTVGTFLDGKIHIGLDNYSGGRAGDPPSISLSRRLRELPLRVNRLKTGTPPRIDARTIDFSVLAPQHGDNPLPVFSFMGNAAQHPQQVPCYITYTNEKTHDVIRNNLDRSPMYAGVIEGIGPRYCPSIEDKVMRFADRNQHQIFLEPEGLTSNEIYPNGISTSLPFDVQMQIVRSMQGMENAKIVRPGYAIEYDFFDPRDLKPTLESKFIQGLFFAGQINGTTGYEEAAAQGLLAGLNAARFSAEKEGWAPGRSQAYLGVLVDDLCTLGTKEPYRMFTSRAEYRLMLREDNADLRLTEMGRELGLVDDERWARFNEKLECIEQERQRLKTTWVNPQAETAAEVNAYLTAPLSREASGEDLLRRPEVTYANLVTLSPFSPGLEDAEAAEQVEIQVKYEGYIARQQDEIDKQQRNENTLLPEMLDYRQVTGLSNEVIAKLNDHKPVSIGQASRISGVTPAAISILLVWLKKQGMLRRSA
- the atpI gene encoding F0F1 ATP synthase subunit I, which codes for MSVSLLSRNVARKLLFIQFLAVIASGLLFSLKDPFWGISAVCGGLAVVLPNVLFMIFAWRHQVHTPAKGRVAWSFALGEVCKVLLTFALLVMALAVLKVVFMPLIATWVLVLVVQVLAPAVINNKG